Genomic segment of Sporocytophaga myxococcoides:
TCAGGAGTAGGTACACGGAAAGCCATACCTGTAAGTTTACCTTTAAGAGCAGGGATAACAAGACCTACAGCTTTAGCAGCACCAGTAGATGAAGGGATGATGTTCTGATAAGCACCACGGCCACCTCTCCAGTCCTTAGCAGAAGGACCGTCAACTGTTTTTTGAGTTGCAGTAGCAGCATGAACAGTAGTCATTAAACCTTCTAAAATTCCAAATTTATCGTTAAGGACTTTGGCAACAGGAGCAAGGCAGTTAGTAGTACAAGAAGCGTTAGAAATGATGCTCATTTCTTTCTTGTAAGTTTTGTTGTTAACACCCATTACAAAAGTTGGAGTATCATCTTTTGCAGGAGCAGAAAGGATTACTCTTTTAGCACCGGCTTTAATGTGCTTGTCGGCAGTATCCTGAGTAAGGAACAAACCTGTTGATTCAACAACATATTCAGCACCAACCTCGTCCCACTTAAGGTTTGCAGGATCTTTTTCTGCAGTAACTCTGATAGCTTTACCATTAACTACTAGTTTACCATCTTTTGCTTCAGCGGTTCCGTCAAATCTTCCGTGAGTAGAGTCATACTTAAGCATATATGCCATGTAGTCTACATCTATCAGGTCATTGATTCCAACGATTTCAATATCCGGTCTGTTT
This window contains:
- the gap gene encoding type I glyceraldehyde-3-phosphate dehydrogenase, yielding MAKIKVGINGFGRIGRLVFRAAVNRPDIEIVGINDLIDVDYMAYMLKYDSTHGRFDGTAEAKDGKLVVNGKAIRVTAEKDPANLKWDEVGAEYVVESTGLFLTQDTADKHIKAGAKRVILSAPAKDDTPTFVMGVNNKTYKKEMSIISNASCTTNCLAPVAKVLNDKFGILEGLMTTVHAATATQKTVDGPSAKDWRGGRGAYQNIIPSSTGAAKAVGLVIPALKGKLTGMAFRVPTPDVSVVDLTCRLEKGASYEEIKKAMKEASEGELKGILGYTEDEVVSNDFLSDSRTSIFDAKAGISLNDNFVKVVSWYDNEWGYSNKLVDLISYIDTVK